The following coding sequences are from one Lolium rigidum isolate FL_2022 chromosome 6, APGP_CSIRO_Lrig_0.1, whole genome shotgun sequence window:
- the LOC124660900 gene encoding rhodanese-like domain-containing protein 4A, chloroplastic gives MALLRLQEHCSLLQISSSHLPNLLKPARTPRRSQLSLPNAARIPGSSTTPTVTPARNAAAPWRGELLLLLPAAATSWTPLPALAAEADGGGKVSLESIVVAIDDFNNRNPFFVAGVVFVWLVVIPLAQEYFSKYKAVGALDAFRKLRDVPEAQLLDIRRGKSVQFMPPPNLKLVEKNAVQVEFDEEDEKGFLREVLKRFPNPANTVVCVLDNFDGNSVKVAELLVNNGFKEAYAIKGGVRGPEGWQAIQEKYLPPAVHVFPKKKKKSKGLTHTDATTEGTDDQHEKNGKPLTSDDQHDSSNGIEDGHEELNGSTSATKHSTTRPLSPYANYPDLKPPSSPSPSKPGR, from the exons ATGGCTCTCCTCCGCCTCCAAGAACACTGCTCCCTCCTCCAAATTTCCAGCTCCCACCTCCCAAACCTCCTCAAACCCGCAAGAACTCCTCGCCGGAGCCAGCTCTCGCTTCCCAATGCAGCCAGGATCCCCGGCTCCTCCACAACACCCACTGTAACCCCGGCGCGAAATGCGGCGGCGCCTTGGCGGGGcgagctcctgctcctcctccccgCGGCCGCGACCTCCTGGACGCCGCTCCCTGCCCTCGCCGCGGAGGCCGACGGCGGCGGGAAGGTGAGCCTGGAGTCCATCGTGGTGGCCATCGACGACTTCAACAACCGGAACCCCTTCTTCGTGGCCGGGGTGGTCTTCGTGTGGCTCGTGGTCATCCCGCTCGCGCAGGAGTACTTCAGCAAGTACAAGGCCGTGGGCGCCCTCGACGCCTTCCGCAAGCTCCGGGACGTGCCGGAGGCTCAGCTGCTCGACATCAGGCGGGGCAAGAGCGTGCAGTTCATGCCGCCGCCCAACCTCAAGCTCGTCGAGAAGAACGCCGTCCAGGTGGAgttcgacgaggaagacgaaaagGGGTTCCTCAGGGAGGTTCTAAAAAGGTTCCCGAACCCGGCCAACACCGTCGTCTGCGTCCTTGACAA CTTTGATGGTAATTCAGTAAAAGTGGCTGAGCTCTTGGTCAACAATGGTTTCAAGGAAGCCTATGCAATCAAAGGAGGAGTAAGAGGGCCAGAAGGTTGGCAG GCAATTCAAGAAAAATATCTTCCCCCAGCTGTTCATGTTttcccaaagaagaagaagaagagcaaaggTTTGACACATACAGATGCCACTACTGAAGGAACAGATGATCAACATGAGAAAAATGGAAAACCGTTAACTTCAGATGATCAGCATGATTCAAGCAACGGGATCGAAGATGGTCATGAAGAACTAAATGGAAGTACTTCAGCcactaagcattcaacaacaagacCATTATCACCATACGCTAAT TATCCTGACTTGAAGCCTCCGTCATCTCCGAGTCCATCCAAGCCAGGGAGGTAA